A section of the Lepus europaeus isolate LE1 chromosome 19, mLepTim1.pri, whole genome shotgun sequence genome encodes:
- the LOC133748468 gene encoding sialic acid-binding Ig-like lectin 14, with the protein MLPLLLLPLLWGGSLQEAPGYELQVQQSVTVQEGLCVSVPCSFSHPTPSRVSSGRVYIFWFRDGDNIYNDAPVATNHPQRPVKTEAQGRFHVSSDLRTPNCSLSIRDARRGDTGWYFFHVRTGDDVRYSYTERKLNVRVTALTKKPHIHLPAPLESGRPTQLTCSLPGSCPGGSRLSFSWAGQALGSQDPGTLRSPLLTFTPRPQDHGTSLTCRVNLQGARVTTERTVQLNVSYALQNFTIRVFLGNSTGTAPRTLSNGTSLPVLRGQSLRLVCMADSNPAALLSWSRKGNAASPPRGSASAVLELPNVEAADTGEFTCWAQHELGSQHLSLSLSVQTSPSVCTCEPEKQEGSWPLVLTLIRGSLMGAGFLLTYGLTWIYYSRCGAPSVSAQH; encoded by the exons atgctgcccctgctgctgctgcccctgctgtGGGGGG ggtccctgcaggaggctccagggtaCGAGCTCCAGGTGCAGCAGTCGGTGACGGTGCAGGAGGGGCTGTGCGTCTCCGtgccctgctccttctcccaccccACGCCCTCCCGGGTTTCCTCCGGCCGAGTCTACATCTTCTGGTTCCGGGATGGGGACAACATTTACAATGATGCTCCTGTGGCCACAAACCATCCACAACGGCCAGTGAAGACGGAGGCCCAGGGCCGATTCCACGTCTCCAGTGACCTCAGGACTCCCAACTGTTCCCTGAGCATCAGAGACGCCAGGAGGGGGGACACAGGGTGGTACTTCTTCCACGTGAGGACAGGAGACGATGTCAGATACAGCTACACTGAAAGGAAGCTGAATGTGCGTGTGACAG ccctgaccaagAAGCCTCACATCCACCTCCCAGCGCCCCTGGAGTCCGGCCGCCCCACACAGCTGACCTGCAGCCTGCCGGGCTCCTGCCCCGGGGGGAGTCGGCTCTCCTTctcctgggcagggcaggccctTGGCTCTCAGGACCCCGGGACACTGCGCTCCCCACTGCTCACCTTCACGCCGAGGCCCCAggaccatggcaccagcctcaccTGTCGGGTGAACCTCCAAGGAGCTCGGGTGACCACGGAGAGAACCGTCCAGCTCAATGTCTCCT ATGCTCTGCAGAACTTCACCATCAGGGTCTTCCTGGGAAACAGCACAGGTA CAGCCCCAAGGACCCTGAGCAATGGCACCTCACTGCCTGTCCTCAGGGGCCAGTCCCTGCGCCTGGTGTGCATGGCCGACAGCAACCCCGCTGCCCTGCTGAGCTGGTCCAGGAAGGGCAACGCCGCGAGTCCCCCCCGGGGCTCGGCGTCTGCAGTCCTGGAGCTGCCCAACGTAGAGGCTGCCGACACAGGAGAATTCACCTGCTGGGCTCAGCACGAGCTGGGCTCCCAACACCTCTCCTTGAGCCTCTCTGTGCAGA cAAGTCCCTCTGTCTGCACGTGTGAGCCCGAGAAGCAGgagggctcctggcccctggtcctCACCCTCATCAGGGGCTCCCTCATGGGGGCTGGCTTCCTCCTCACCTACGGCCTCACCTGGATCTACTACTCCAG GTGCGGAGCCCCCTCCGTCTCAGCTCAGCACTGA